The Nitrospirota bacterium DNA segment CGTCCAATCGGCGATTGAAATGAGACAGCTTGCGGAACCTTACATTCGACGGCGGGCGATAAGACACCTGGAAAAAAAAAGAGTCGTCATTTTTGCCGGCGGAACAGGAAACCCCTATTTTTCAACTGACACGGCGGCGGTTTTGCGCGCCATGGAAATCGGAGCCAATGTCATTTTAAAAGGGACAAAGGTCGACGGCATCTACGACCAGGATCCGATGAAATATCACGAAGCCAAACAATTCCAGAGCCTTACCTTTTCAGATGTCCTAAAAAAGGAGCTGAAAGTTATGGATACGACGGCCATTACTTTATGTATGGACAACAACCTTCCCATTATTGTATTTAACATTAAAATCAACGGAAATATTAAAAAAGTGGTTTCAGGGGGGAAAATCGGGACCCTTGTGCATATGAACGGATGACAAAAAAATGAATCCTGAAATTAAAAAAAATTTGCAGGAAAAAACCAACGCCGCCATGGAACATTTTCGAAAAGAAGTGGCCGGAGTTCGCACGGGCCGCACCTCTTTAGCTTTTCTTGACGGAGTAAAAGTCAACTTCTATGGAACCCTGACCCCGGTAAAACAGGTCGGAACCCTGAATATATCCGACAGCCGGACCATCATTATTTCTCCATGGGATACCACCCTTATTCCTGAAATTGAAAAAGGAATCCAGCAGTCTGATCTGGGAATAACCCCTTCTAACGACGGAAAGGTCATCCGGCTCAGTTTCCCCCCGCTCACTGAAGAGCGCCGGAAAGAACTTGTTAAACATATCAAGAAGATCGGGGAAGAAAATAAGGTCCATATTCGGAATATCCGGCGGGATACCAACGACGAGCTCAAAAAACAACAAAAAGAAGGAAAAATCTCCGAAGATGAATTAAGAAAAAATCAGGACGAAGTCCAGAAACTGATTGACCAAAATATATTAAAACTGGACGAACTCATTCAGAAAAAAGAACATGAAATCCTGGAGGTTTAGTAGAAAAAAATTCAATGACCTGGCTTCGCTGCGGAATCGCTCGCGAGCAAGCTTTGTGGGAGGCTTAACCTAATGAAATCTTCTTTCAAAAATTCTTTTTTAAATAAAACGGTTGTCCTTTATTTATGTATGGCTATTTTGTTGATCGGCGCGTTTCCCGCCGATTTATTTGCGATGTTCCTTTCATCTTCGTCCCCTGCGGAGGCTAATCCATTCAGCATGTTCTCTGCCAACAGAGAACATGATATCAAAAATGTTCAGAAAATCCTTGAAACAAAACTCCTTCAGCAGAGACTAAAAGACCTGGGTTTGACTGCGGAACAGATTTCCAGCCGAATCAGCCAGTTAACCGATGCGCAACTGCACCAAATCTCGTCAAAAATCGATTCAATGCAAACCGGAGGAGGGGGTGATGGTTTAGGCGTCATTATCGCTCTCCTGGTCATTGCCATCCTGGTTGTTGTTCTTTTACAGGTATCCGGCCATAAGGTCATTATTACCCGATAAATCACCGCATCAGAAACGGTTTATTTGAAAAAAACTGGTTTTCTCATTCCTTTTCTCGTTTATTCAATTCTGCTCACTTTTATTTTCGTCCTTATTGGCTGTACGCATAACGAAAGACCTGACATCACCAACCAGTTTCCTGACAAGGCCTTTTTAATCCCGGGGGTGCCTTTTTTCCCCCAAAAGGACCAGTTCTGCGGGCCTGCGTCTCTGCAATCTGTTTTTGCCTACTGGGGCCGATCTTTTAATCAAGAAGAAATTTCCAAAGAAATCTTTATCCCTCAATTAAAAGGCACGTTGAACTTTGATCTCGTCAATTTTGCCGCGGTCCACGGTTTCCTGGCAGAAACACCTGCGGGAACCCGGGAAGAATTAGAAGGGCAGATCAGACAAAAACATCCTGTCATTGCGTTCCTGAACCTGGGGAACAATTTATTTCCTCTGGGTCATTATATTGTGATCATCGGTTATGACCTTTCAAAAAAAGAAATTATTTTTCATTCAGGCCAAAATGAATTTAAACGAATGTCATATCCTGCTTTTTTAAACCAATGGAAGAGCACCGATGACTGGATGCTCGTTGTATTGCCAGGGGTTTAGACGGAACGAAAGACCCATGTTTTTATTTTTCTCCTTTTTCCAATATGTTATGATTGGACTAGTTGTTACGATGACAAGCGGATGCGGCCATTTGCCAAAAATCGTCGTGTTACATGATCCTCTATCCGCGGAGGAACATTTTCAACTGGCTTTGACCTATGAAAGGAAAAAAGAGTACGACCTTGCGCTGAAGGAATACGAGGAGGTCCTTAAGAAAAAACAGTTCCGCGAAGAGTCCTACACGAATATGGCGAATATTTACCTGGCTCAGGGAAAAGCCGGTCTTGCGGAAGAGTTTTATCAAAAATCAATCCGGATAAATCCTTCTTATGGCAAGGCTTATAATAATCTCGCCTGGCTCTATTTGACCCAAAACGAGAAATTAGATCAGGCCGAACAGCTTCTCCTCGATGCCATTAACAGAGACCCTCGGTTATCCCCTGATTTTCTCGACACGCTCAGTTTCGTTTACGAAAAAGAAGGCCGATGGGACAAAGCCTTGGAAACTTTAAAAAAAGCCGAATCGGCTGGATTTGACGACCGCCCTGAGGAAGCCATTCAATTTTATCAACATCTGGAAAAAGTTCTGACCTTTTTAGGCCAGTTAACCGACGCCGCCCAGGCTCATCAAAAAATGACGACCTTGCAAAACCAAATGAATCAGGAAATTTCAGCGCATGGCCATTAAAACCTCCAAAATTTCTTCAATAGAAAAAAAAGGCTTTTCCCCAACCATTGCGGAAATTGACTTAAACGCCCTTCTTCATAACCTGGAACAGGTTCAA contains these protein-coding regions:
- the frr gene encoding ribosome recycling factor — protein: MNPEIKKNLQEKTNAAMEHFRKEVAGVRTGRTSLAFLDGVKVNFYGTLTPVKQVGTLNISDSRTIIISPWDTTLIPEIEKGIQQSDLGITPSNDGKVIRLSFPPLTEERRKELVKHIKKIGEENKVHIRNIRRDTNDELKKQQKEGKISEDELRKNQDEVQKLIDQNILKLDELIQKKEHEILEV
- a CDS encoding UMP kinase, producing the protein MYKRILLKISGEALAGEQGYGIDPKILELIGEEIKEIVQLGTEIAIVIGGGNIFRGIAASAQGMERTSADYMGMLATVLNALALQNILEKKQVYTRVQSAIEMRQLAEPYIRRRAIRHLEKKRVVIFAGGTGNPYFSTDTAAVLRAMEIGANVILKGTKVDGIYDQDPMKYHEAKQFQSLTFSDVLKKELKVMDTTAITLCMDNNLPIIVFNIKINGNIKKVVSGGKIGTLVHMNG
- a CDS encoding tetratricopeptide repeat protein, yielding MPKIVVLHDPLSAEEHFQLALTYERKKEYDLALKEYEEVLKKKQFREESYTNMANIYLAQGKAGLAEEFYQKSIRINPSYGKAYNNLAWLYLTQNEKLDQAEQLLLDAINRDPRLSPDFLDTLSFVYEKEGRWDKALETLKKAESAGFDDRPEEAIQFYQHLEKVLTFLGQLTDAAQAHQKMTTLQNQMNQEISAHGH
- a CDS encoding C39 family peptidase; the encoded protein is MKKTGFLIPFLVYSILLTFIFVLIGCTHNERPDITNQFPDKAFLIPGVPFFPQKDQFCGPASLQSVFAYWGRSFNQEEISKEIFIPQLKGTLNFDLVNFAAVHGFLAETPAGTREELEGQIRQKHPVIAFLNLGNNLFPLGHYIVIIGYDLSKKEIIFHSGQNEFKRMSYPAFLNQWKSTDDWMLVVLPGV
- a CDS encoding PA2779 family protein, with the protein product MKSSFKNSFLNKTVVLYLCMAILLIGAFPADLFAMFLSSSSPAEANPFSMFSANREHDIKNVQKILETKLLQQRLKDLGLTAEQISSRISQLTDAQLHQISSKIDSMQTGGGGDGLGVIIALLVIAILVVVLLQVSGHKVIITR